A genomic region of Exiguobacterium oxidotolerans JCM 12280 contains the following coding sequences:
- a CDS encoding HAD-IA family hydrolase has translation MNILWDFDGTIVDTYPMYVQCFKKIMGEEISSDDIFYQMKISYADAKKAFSVTDEQDAKIRLLRKQAILDQVKPFIGIERVLNFANKNVIVTHKSRQSLLDLLHFHGIAHYFIEIIAGDDGFPRKPDVTAYQYLHRKYGIDLAIGDRALDLKPARQLGIMTCSFQNQEINADIYLTSYENFFEVIEQTKFGINIINE, from the coding sequence ATGAATATCTTATGGGATTTTGATGGAACCATCGTTGATACATACCCAATGTATGTACAATGCTTTAAAAAAATTATGGGTGAAGAAATTTCTTCAGATGATATTTTTTATCAAATGAAAATATCTTATGCAGATGCCAAAAAAGCTTTTAGTGTTACAGATGAGCAAGATGCTAAGATTCGATTACTTCGGAAACAAGCAATCCTCGATCAAGTGAAACCATTTATTGGAATTGAACGCGTTCTTAACTTTGCAAACAAAAATGTCATTGTGACCCATAAAAGTAGGCAATCGTTACTTGATTTGCTACACTTCCATGGGATTGCACATTATTTCATAGAAATCATTGCTGGTGACGATGGATTTCCCAGGAAGCCTGACGTAACAGCTTATCAATACTTACATAGAAAATATGGAATTGATTTAGCAATCGGTGATCGTGCGCTCGATTTAAAACCTGCCCGACAGCTAGGCATCATGACCTGCAGTTTTCAAAATCAAGAAATTAACGCTGATATATATCTAACAAGTTATGAAAATTTTTTTGAAGTGATTGAGCAAACAAAGTTCGGTATAAATATAATAAATGAATAG
- a CDS encoding ABC transporter ATP-binding protein, translating into MAYSFTCKNITKSFQTGENETFALQDIQLDFAEGDFISIIGPSGSGKSTLLSILGTLDTPTSGELLFDGKDISKLNAKQLSDFRFENIGFIFQQFHLIPTLTALENVLAPLFGRKVDYNKEKRALELLEEVGLADKIHSLPSQLSGGQQQRVAVARALVHRPKWLLADEPTGNLDTATGEVIFGLLTKLNRENACGVFFVTHDPELAARANRTITMKDGRVVDPSEVPAYA; encoded by the coding sequence ATGGCTTATTCGTTCACGTGTAAAAATATCACCAAGTCGTTCCAGACAGGTGAAAACGAGACGTTTGCATTACAGGATATCCAACTCGACTTCGCTGAAGGAGACTTCATCTCGATCATCGGACCTTCCGGTTCTGGTAAGTCCACGCTACTCAGTATTCTTGGGACGCTCGACACCCCGACTTCAGGAGAATTGTTATTCGACGGGAAAGATATCTCCAAGTTGAATGCGAAGCAGCTCTCAGACTTCCGGTTCGAGAACATCGGTTTCATCTTCCAACAGTTCCATCTCATCCCGACGCTGACAGCACTCGAAAATGTACTCGCGCCGCTCTTCGGACGTAAAGTCGACTACAATAAGGAAAAGCGCGCTCTCGAACTCCTCGAAGAAGTCGGACTAGCAGATAAAATTCATTCTCTTCCTTCCCAACTCTCTGGTGGACAACAGCAACGTGTCGCCGTCGCGCGCGCACTCGTCCACCGCCCGAAATGGTTGCTCGCGGATGAACCGACCGGGAACCTCGATACAGCGACCGGGGAGGTCATCTTCGGTCTCTTGACGAAACTGAACCGCGAGAATGCCTGTGGTGTCTTCTTCGTCACGCATGATCCTGAACTCGCGGCACGCGCGAACCGGACGATCACGATGAAAGATGGTCGGGTCGTCGATCCATCAGAGGTTCCTGCCTATGCTTAA
- a CDS encoding ABC transporter ATP-binding protein yields the protein MPYSFTCKNITKSFQTGENETFALQDIQLDFAEGDFISIIGPSGSGKSTLLSILGTLDTPTSGELLFDGKDISKLNAKQLSDFRFENIGFIFQQFHLIPTLTALENVLAPLFGRKVDYDKEKRALELLEEVGLADKIHSLPSQLSGGQQQRVAVARALIHRPKWLLADEPTGNLDTATGEVIFSLLTKLNRENACGVFFVTHDPELAARANRTITMKDGRVVDPSEVPTYA from the coding sequence ATGCCCTATTCGTTCACGTGTAAAAATATCACCAAGTCGTTCCAGACAGGTGAAAACGAGACGTTCGCATTACAGGATATCCAACTCGACTTCGCTGAAGGAGACTTCATCTCGATCATCGGACCTTCCGGTTCCGGAAAGTCGACGTTGCTTAGCATTCTCGGGACGCTCGATACCCCGACTTCAGGAGAATTGTTATTCGACGGGAAAGATATCTCCAAGTTGAATGCGAAGCAGCTCTCAGACTTCCGGTTCGAGAACATCGGTTTCATCTTCCAACAGTTCCATCTCATCCCGACGCTGACGGCACTCGAAAATGTACTCGCGCCGCTCTTCGGACGTAAAGTCGACTACGATAAGGAAAAGCGCGCTCTCGAACTCCTCGAGGAAGTCGGACTCGCAGACAAGATCCATTCTCTCCCTTCCCAACTCTCTGGTGGACAACAGCAACGCGTCGCCGTCGCGCGCGCACTCATCCATCGCCCGAAATGGTTGCTCGCGGATGAACCGACCGGGAACCTCGATACAGCGACCGGGGAGGTCATCTTCAGTCTCTTGACGAAGCTGAACCGCGAGAATGCCTGTGGCGTCTTCTTCGTCACGCATGATCCCGAACTCGCAGCACGCGCGAACCGGACGATCACGATGAAAGATGGTCGGGTCGTCGATCCATCGGAGGTTCCTACCTATGCTTAA
- a CDS encoding ABC transporter permease has translation MLKFIWNSWWRNKERFILLLVGVLIVSTGLSYLIGTTQANNGTVVDELQKRWGSSYDIVVRPEGSRSLTENLNLLEPNYMSGLDGGITRKQYETIKKIADVEVAAPIAMIGYNQTLSSIGTHTIDQEGIYKLTIKDTQDTGLQNESSSGVTFLAAGWEPTGDAKKSGVSPLPLGKQPLFEYGSQVMIAGVDPEAEAALVGLDQATTKGTYSDYFSKDDQVTSFGEDGVQIPILLNNREYVDATRIYTYEKVELPSKETSINDMVKHVEQKGGEKYLQSLPASGAKRYTITTQDVQKKLVNDILKHTLPTAEETNSNSFTWIALKPSPIDYRSIKSPYASRWPFTYQVQPKQVNQDSLLAKRSMYREARMFGKDSADWPKVNLNYIGVFDPKKLNISKDPLTELPMETYFPSKAQWVMDKNERPVNPVRDVKPTNDPYDFLTKPPSMLTTLDAAFKIRGDKAISAIRVNVKGVETMNAASEKKLQQVATEIEQKTGLITDVTLGSSPQLALTYLPGLKDESALGWVQQPWIKLGSSIAIFQEAKVGMSGIIASVIAVALVYVFSSNIILLYARKKEFAILLSLGWRPRQLSKLLFLEATILGTLVVLIAWTILGSFWVTTDNPIAIGRILLIGLAGLLIYWGGTLVPMALIRRIKPYESMRSGEVSKGRRFVRARSVLGMSTNQLVTYWQRTLLSVVAIALPTSLFIFFLFITFRLKGVLYATWLGEYVALEVGTMHYVAMGVALLIAILTTTEIMWQNVNERKSQLAVLKATGWQDRQVRLLVLSEGMMTGLCAGVIGLLTALGMIGFVYGQFPVQELGFLSVMLLIPVITGVLGALLPAERAVRITPNAALGSIVENTQATERRFKWALGSIAASLCVGVASLFLFASTESSTTTTPQSAHQQQTSGQKLKNLASESKSSSDKKTDDQKALKKLMKKGVIQTYPGDPEATSQLFYVKSLIPTPKELNLKEKAGYRYVTIPVFIHDPDDRVKGAYGIYRPGTYILTSLDGKEYKTVDYVNHNEKAFRNSYQYFPPHKSTVDLVYQVPVDQKVFVLYAADDAFPKATTVKIELDQKTQ, from the coding sequence ATGCTTAAGTTCATCTGGAACTCTTGGTGGCGCAACAAAGAGCGATTCATCCTGCTGCTCGTCGGCGTCCTGATCGTCAGTACCGGACTCAGCTATCTAATAGGTACGACACAAGCTAATAACGGGACAGTCGTCGACGAGCTACAAAAACGTTGGGGATCATCATACGATATCGTAGTTCGACCTGAGGGTAGTAGGAGTCTGACAGAAAACCTAAATTTACTCGAACCAAACTATATGAGCGGGCTTGATGGTGGGATCACGCGCAAACAATATGAAACAATTAAAAAAATTGCTGACGTCGAGGTCGCCGCCCCGATCGCGATGATCGGGTATAACCAAACGCTTTCGAGTATCGGTACGCATACCATCGATCAAGAAGGCATTTACAAACTGACGATCAAAGATACGCAAGACACTGGGTTACAAAACGAATCATCGAGTGGGGTCACCTTCTTAGCAGCGGGATGGGAACCTACAGGGGATGCAAAAAAATCAGGTGTGTCGCCCCTCCCCCTTGGAAAGCAGCCTCTTTTTGAGTATGGGAGCCAAGTCATGATTGCAGGTGTTGATCCCGAGGCGGAAGCCGCACTCGTCGGTTTGGATCAAGCGACGACAAAAGGAACTTATAGTGACTATTTTTCAAAAGATGATCAGGTCACTTCGTTTGGTGAAGACGGTGTCCAAATCCCAATCTTGTTGAATAATCGTGAATACGTCGATGCCACACGCATCTACACGTACGAAAAAGTCGAGCTGCCGTCGAAAGAAACATCCATCAACGATATGGTGAAACATGTCGAACAAAAAGGTGGGGAAAAATATTTACAGTCCTTACCTGCTAGCGGTGCTAAACGTTATACGATCACGACACAAGATGTCCAGAAGAAGCTCGTCAATGACATCTTAAAACACACGTTACCGACTGCTGAAGAGACGAACAGCAACTCCTTCACGTGGATTGCTTTAAAACCGTCCCCGATCGACTATCGTTCGATCAAAAGTCCTTATGCTTCACGTTGGCCGTTCACCTATCAAGTCCAACCGAAACAAGTCAACCAAGATTCCTTACTAGCTAAACGCAGTATGTATCGGGAAGCGAGGATGTTCGGAAAAGATAGCGCGGACTGGCCCAAAGTCAACCTGAACTATATCGGGGTCTTCGATCCGAAAAAATTGAATATCTCGAAAGATCCGTTGACGGAACTGCCGATGGAGACATACTTCCCGTCGAAAGCTCAATGGGTCATGGACAAGAATGAACGTCCTGTCAATCCAGTCCGAGACGTCAAACCAACAAATGATCCCTACGATTTCCTGACGAAACCACCATCGATGCTGACGACGCTCGATGCCGCGTTCAAGATTCGCGGTGATAAAGCAATCTCTGCCATCCGCGTCAACGTCAAAGGCGTCGAGACGATGAACGCTGCTAGCGAGAAGAAGCTCCAGCAAGTCGCAACGGAAATCGAACAGAAGACTGGACTGATCACGGACGTGACACTTGGTTCCTCTCCGCAGCTCGCTTTGACCTATTTACCGGGTCTAAAAGACGAATCAGCACTCGGCTGGGTCCAACAACCGTGGATCAAGCTCGGGTCCTCGATTGCTATTTTCCAAGAAGCAAAAGTTGGGATGAGCGGCATCATCGCTAGTGTCATCGCCGTTGCACTCGTCTATGTCTTTAGCTCGAATATCATCTTGCTCTATGCCCGAAAAAAAGAGTTCGCGATTTTACTATCGCTCGGTTGGCGCCCGCGTCAGCTTTCGAAACTGCTGTTCTTAGAAGCAACAATACTTGGTACACTCGTCGTCTTGATTGCTTGGACGATTCTCGGTTCCTTCTGGGTCACGACGGACAATCCGATTGCAATCGGTCGGATTCTATTGATTGGTCTTGCTGGTTTACTCATTTACTGGGGTGGAACGCTCGTACCAATGGCGTTGATTCGTCGCATCAAACCGTATGAAAGCATGCGTTCTGGTGAAGTCTCAAAAGGTCGTCGTTTCGTCCGCGCGCGTAGCGTGCTTGGAATGAGTACCAATCAGCTTGTCACCTACTGGCAACGAACATTGCTCTCCGTCGTCGCGATTGCCTTACCGACGAGTCTGTTCATCTTCTTTCTCTTCATCACGTTCCGCTTAAAAGGCGTCTTGTACGCAACGTGGCTCGGCGAATATGTCGCGCTCGAAGTCGGGACGATGCATTACGTCGCGATGGGCGTCGCTCTATTAATCGCTATTCTAACGACGACCGAAATCATGTGGCAAAACGTCAATGAACGGAAGAGTCAGCTTGCCGTCCTCAAAGCAACCGGCTGGCAAGACAGACAAGTTCGTTTACTCGTACTAAGTGAAGGGATGATGACGGGACTCTGTGCTGGTGTGATTGGTCTTTTGACTGCACTTGGAATGATTGGTTTCGTTTACGGACAATTCCCGGTTCAAGAGCTTGGTTTCCTTAGCGTCATGCTCTTGATTCCAGTGATCACGGGCGTGTTAGGTGCCTTACTTCCTGCCGAGCGTGCCGTCCGCATTACACCGAATGCCGCACTCGGTAGCATCGTCGAGAATACACAGGCGACAGAACGACGTTTCAAATGGGCACTCGGATCGATCGCTGCTTCCTTATGTGTCGGGGTTGCGAGTCTGTTCTTGTTCGCCTCAACGGAATCCTCGACAACGACTACACCACAGAGTGCGCATCAGCAACAGACGAGCGGACAAAAGTTAAAGAATTTAGCTTCGGAATCGAAATCGTCATCTGACAAGAAAACAGACGATCAAAAAGCGCTTAAAAAACTGATGAAGAAAGGGGTCATCCAAACGTATCCAGGTGATCCAGAAGCAACATCTCAGCTGTTTTACGTCAAATCTCTCATTCCGACACCAAAAGAATTAAACCTAAAAGAAAAGGCCGGCTATCGCTATGTCACGATTCCTGTCTTTATACATGATCCTGACGATAGAGTAAAAGGCGCTTATGGTATTTATCGCCCTGGAACGTATATTCTAACGTCGCTAGACGGCAAAGAATACAAAACCGTTGATTATGTCAATCATAATGAGAAGGCGTTCAGAAATAGTTATCAGTACTTCCCTCCACATAAGTCAACTGTCGATTTGGTCTATCAAGTCCCGGTCGACCAGAAGGTGTTTGTTCTTTATGCAGCAGACGACGCATTCCCTAAAGCTACGACTGTAAAAATAGAACTTGATCAGAAAACTCAATAA
- a CDS encoding helix-turn-helix domain-containing protein, which translates to MSSNQILIQNIKAWLEDNQKSHQWLAQEIGVSKAMIGHMLNESRVIQPQRIVDIANALGVSVKDLTSDASMKEERMTVELRGTLSNRRSKMELERLKFAIEDYIGLKGSRL; encoded by the coding sequence ATGAGTTCAAATCAAATCCTCATTCAAAACATTAAAGCTTGGTTAGAAGATAATCAGAAGTCGCATCAATGGTTAGCGCAAGAGATCGGTGTCAGTAAGGCGATGATTGGACACATGTTGAACGAAAGTCGTGTCATCCAACCACAACGTATTGTCGATATCGCTAACGCACTCGGGGTATCTGTAAAGGATTTGACGTCAGATGCTTCTATGAAAGAAGAACGTATGACAGTCGAGTTACGCGGTACGTTATCGAATCGACGTTCTAAAATGGAATTAGAGCGTCTGAAATTTGCTATAGAGGACTATATCGGACTCAAAGGGAGTCGGTTATGA
- a CDS encoding GNAT family N-acetyltransferase → MTTEQFYKTLPTLETDRLLLRPMRQEDLDDLFAYTQDEETARYVTWNANQTVDQAEQFLTHVLSNYEQGKQAPWAIEWKATGQMIGTIDFIHLLLDANKQAELGYALSRQFWGKGIVTEATERVLAFGFEELELERIQARCMEPNIGSARVMEKVGMTYEGTLRRLIFIKGTFHDVKMYSILRDEYVTQRQAEQNEKQHQ, encoded by the coding sequence ATGACAACTGAACAATTTTACAAAACGTTACCAACACTTGAAACGGACCGTTTGCTGTTACGTCCGATGCGCCAGGAGGACTTGGACGATTTGTTCGCCTATACCCAGGACGAGGAGACGGCGCGTTACGTGACGTGGAACGCAAATCAGACGGTGGACCAGGCAGAGCAATTCCTGACGCACGTCCTATCGAACTATGAACAGGGGAAACAGGCACCGTGGGCAATTGAATGGAAGGCGACGGGACAGATGATTGGCACGATTGATTTCATTCATCTGTTGCTGGATGCAAACAAACAGGCCGAACTTGGGTACGCCTTATCACGGCAATTCTGGGGCAAAGGCATCGTCACGGAAGCTACGGAACGGGTGTTGGCATTCGGTTTTGAGGAATTGGAGCTGGAGCGGATTCAGGCACGGTGTATGGAGCCGAACATCGGTTCAGCACGGGTGATGGAAAAGGTCGGGATGACGTACGAAGGCACGTTACGCCGCTTGATTTTCATCAAAGGGACGTTTCACGATGTCAAGATGTACTCCATTTTACGGGATGAGTACGTGACGCAACGTCAAGCGGAACAGAACGAAAAACAACATCAATGA
- a CDS encoding ImmA/IrrE family metallo-endopeptidase codes for MKPSIKITEEIAESFAASFLEKVVDSPIFIGSYIEQVLAQETNLIFQYVEDEAYFGAAIKHMSGEEFIALNSYQSLRMRYFTAAHELWHLSEVSKYQVNGFDHERAADRFAAALMLPKSTTKEVWEKLKASYETKLSIIHLADIAQVPYVSVVRRLRELGYRFSDLSEREEEWVKERSRLGVSPSPLDQRQRFESFSAYENEVVRAVEEERVTRLSAANKLSVYQPTLAKALQEEMMQALQKDSADD; via the coding sequence ATGAAACCATCGATCAAGATCACCGAAGAAATTGCTGAATCGTTTGCGGCTAGCTTTTTAGAAAAGGTTGTTGATAGTCCAATTTTCATTGGTTCCTACATTGAGCAAGTATTGGCTCAAGAGACGAATCTCATTTTTCAATACGTCGAGGATGAGGCGTATTTTGGTGCTGCGATCAAACATATGTCTGGGGAAGAGTTCATCGCCTTGAACTCGTATCAATCGTTGCGGATGCGCTATTTCACTGCTGCTCACGAACTTTGGCACTTGTCTGAAGTGAGCAAGTATCAAGTAAATGGATTTGATCATGAGCGGGCAGCTGATCGATTTGCAGCAGCACTCATGCTCCCTAAAAGTACGACGAAAGAGGTATGGGAAAAACTCAAAGCATCGTATGAAACGAAGCTTTCGATTATTCATCTTGCTGACATCGCCCAAGTACCTTATGTTTCAGTAGTTCGGCGCCTACGAGAGCTCGGATATCGTTTCTCTGACTTAAGTGAACGGGAGGAAGAATGGGTAAAAGAACGGAGCCGATTAGGTGTTTCCCCAAGTCCGCTTGATCAACGACAGCGGTTCGAATCGTTTTCCGCTTATGAGAACGAGGTTGTCAGAGCAGTAGAAGAGGAACGTGTTACTCGCTTAAGTGCAGCAAACAAACTTTCTGTTTATCAACCCACACTGGCAAAAGCGTTACAAGAAGAGATGATGCAAGCATTACAAAAGGATTCGGCGGATGATTAA